The stretch of DNA CGTGGTAGTTGATAATGGATTTGATCCGGCCTTATTTGAAATTGAGAAAAAGCAATTGCTAGCAAGTTTAGCAGCTGATATGGATGATTCTTTTTATTTTTCACATAAAGAATTAGACAAATTATTTTTTCATGACGAATGTCTCCAATTGGAGTATAGTGATTTACGAAATCGTATTTTAGCTGAAACTCCACAAAGTTCTTATTCTTGTTTCCAAGAATTTTTGGCCAATGATCGAATAGATTTCTTTTTCCTAGGTGATTTTAATGAGGTTGAAATTCTAAATGTATTAGAATCATTTGGTTTTAAAGGTCGAGAAGTGGATGTGAAGATTCAATATTGCCAACCTTATTCCAATATCCTTCAGGAAGGCATGGTTCGGAAAAATGTGGGACAGTCTATTTTAGAGTTGGGCTATCATTGCTCTGCTGAATATGGTGATGAGCAACATTTACCCATGATTGTAATGAATGGTTTACTGGGTGGATTTGCTCATTCTAAGCTCTTTACAAATGTCCGTGAAAATGCTGGATTAGCTTATACCATTTCAAGTCAGCTTGATTTATTTAGTGGATTTTTAAGGATGTATGCTGGCATTGATCGAGAAAATCGGAATCAGGCTCGAAAAATGATGAATAATCAACTGCTTGATTTAAAAAAAGGTTATTTTACAGACTTTGAGTTAGAACAGACCAAGGAAATGATTCGTCGGTCTTTGTTGCTTTCTCAAGATAATCAATCTTCATTGATTGAACGTGCTTATCAAAATGCCTTACTTGGAAAATCTTCAACAGACTTTAAAAGTTGGATTGAAAAACTCGAACAAATTGACAAAGACGCTATTTGTAGAGCAGCTAATAATGTGAAGCTACAGGCAATTTACTTTATGGAAGGAATAGAATGACAAAGGTTATTTTTGAAGAAAAATACTATCCAGCTGTAAAAGAAATGGTTTATCGAACTCGTTTGGCAAACGGATTGACAGTAGCTCTTCTACCTAAAAAGGAATTTAAAGAGGTTTACGGGAGTGTCACTGTTCAGTTTGGTTCGGTGGATACGCTTGTCACAGAAGTTGACAGAGATGTAAAAGAATATCCTGCGGGAATTGCTCATTTTCTTGAACATAAATTATTTGAGAGAGAAGATTCTAGCGATTTGATGTCGGCTTTTACGAGTCTAGGTGCAGATAGCAATGCCTTTACAAGCTTTACAAAAACAAACTATCTTTTTTCATCTACGGATTATCTCTTAGAGAATTTAGATTTACTTGATGAATTGGTAACATCGGCACATTTTACTGAAGATTCCATTTTAAGAGAGCAGGATATTATTCAGCAAGAACGAGAAATGTATCAAGATGATCCAGATTCGTGTTTATTCTTTTCGACTTTAGCGAATTTGTATCCTGGTACATCTTTAGCAACTGATATAGTTGGAAGTGAGAAATCGATTTCCCAAATAAATTTAACTAATTTGCAAGAAAATTTTACAAAGTTTTACAAACCTGTAAATATGTCTCTGTTTTTAGTTGGTAATTTTGATGTGGAGCGAGTACAGGACTATTTCGAAAGAAAAGAACTGAAAGATTCAGATGTTCAGGAAGTATCAAAAGAAAAGTTACTTTTACAAAATGTGAAGTCAACAGACAGTATGAGAATGGAAGTATCTTCTCCCAAACTAGCGATTGGGATTAGAGGTAAGCGAGAAGTTGCTGAGGCGGATTGCTATCGACATCATATTTTATTAAAATTATTGTTTGCAATGATGTTTGGTTGGACTTCGAATCGTTTTCAAAAATTATATGAATCAGGTAAGATAGATGCTTCCTTATCTCTGGAAGTTGAAGTAACAAGTCGCTTTCATTTTGTTATGTTGACAATGGATACAAAAGAGCCAGTTGCTTTATCCCATCAGTTTAAAAAGGCTATTCGTAATTTTACAAAGGATTTAGATATTACAGAGGATCATTTAGACATTATCAAAAGAGAGATGTTTGGAGAATTTTTCAGTAGCATGAACTCTCTTGAATTTATTGCAACGCAATATGATGCTTTTGGACAAGGTGAGACAATTTTTGATTTACCAAAGATTTTACAGGAAATTACTTTAGAGGATGTCCTTGATGCTGGACATCATTTAATAGATGATGGTGACATAGTTGATTTTACAATATTCCCATCGTAGTAACCTATCATAATAGACACTAGAAAGAAGGGATGACAAGTATGAGGAAAAAAACAATTGGTGAGGTTTTACGATTAGCTAGAATCAATCAGGGATTGAGTTTAGATGAATTGCATAAAAAAACAGAAATTCAGTTGGATATGTTGGAGGCAATGGAAAATGATGATTTTGATCAACTTCCTAGTCCATTTTATACTCGTTCTTTTTTGAGAAAGTATGCGTGGGCAGTTGAACTTGATGAGCGAATTGTCTTGGATGCTTATGATTCTGGGAGCATGATTACTTATGAGGAAGTAGATGTTGATGAAGAGGAGTTGACAGGTAGGAGACGTTCAAGTAAGAAAAATAAGACATCATTTTTACCTTTATTTTATTTTTTACTCTTTGCCCTATCGATTGTAATATTTGTGACTTATTATGTTTGGAATTATCTCCAGACTCAACCGGAGCGTTCGTCTGCGTCTAGTTATAGTGTGGTCCAAGCAATAAGCTCGACTAGTTCTGTAACTTCATCTTCAAGCAGTAGTTCTTCGAATATGGAACCAGCTATAACGGTATCAGGTGAAGGAAATAGAGTAGAAGTTGCTTATAAAACGAGCAAGGAAACTGCAAAATTGCAATTATCAGTCTCAGATGCTAGAAGTTGGGTTAGTGTTTCAGAAAGTGAGCTTGAGGGTGGTGTGACCTTATCACCGGATAATAAAAGTGCGGAAACAACAGTTTCAACTAAAAATTCTGTAATCATTACTTTAGGTGTTGTCAAAGGTGTCGCTTTAACAGTAGATAATCAGACTGTTGACTTATCGAAATTAACAGCTCAGACTGGAAAAATCACTGTAACCTTTACTAAAAATTAAGGAAAAACGAATGAAAAAAGAACAAATTCCAAATCTCTTAACAATAGGTCGAATTCTCTTTATACCTATTTTTATCTTTATTTTAACGATAGGAAATTCGATAGAGAGTCATATTGTGGCAGCTATTATCTTTGCTATTGCCAGTATCACAGACTACTTAGATGGATATTTAGCTCGTAAATGGAATGTGGTCAGTAATTTTGGTAAATTTGCAGATCCTATGGCGGATAAGCTACTAGTTATGTCTGCTTTTATTATGCTGATTGAGTTAGGTATGGCTCCAGCTTGGATTGTTGCAGTGATCATCTGTCGTGAGTTGGCTGTGACAGGTTTAAGACTTTTATTAGTTGAAACTGGTGGAACAGTTTTAGCAGCAGCCATGCCTGGAAAAATTAAAACTTTCAGTCAGATGTTTGCGATTATTTTCTTGCTATTACATTGGACTTTGCTTGGTCAAGTTCTACTTTATGTAGCCTTGTTTTTCACTATCTACTCTGGCTATGATTATTTCAAGGGTAGTGCCTATGTATTTAAAGGGACATTTGGTTCGAAATGAAATCAATAATTGATGTAAAAAATCTTTCTTTTCGTTATAAGGAAAGTCAGGAATACTACGATGTGAAGGATATTACGTTTCACGTGAAACGTGGAGAATGGCTTTCGATTGTAGGTCATAATGGTAGTGGTAAATCAACGACGGTTCGATTAATTGATGGCTTACTGGAAGCAGAATCTGGAGAGATTGTAATTGATGGTCAACGTTTGACTGAGGAAAATGTTTGGAATATACGTCGTCAAATCGGTATGGTTTTTCAAAATCCAGACAATCAATTTGTTGGAGCGACTGTTGAAGATGATGTTGCCTTTGGTTTGGAAAATCAGGGACTTTCTCGTCAAGAAATGAAAAAGAGAGTGGAAGAAGCTCTGGATTTGGTTGGCATGTTGGACTTTAAAAAGAGAGAGCCAGCGCGTCTATCAGGTGGCCAAAAGCAACGTGTGGCTATTGCAGGTGTTGTAGCCCTAAGACCAGCTATTTTAATCTTAGATGAAGCAACGAGTATGTTGGATCCTGAGGGACGTAGAGAATTGATTGAGACAGTAAAAGGAATTCGGAAAGACTATGATATGACGGTCATTTCCATTACACATGATTTGGAAGAAGTTGCCATGAGTGATCGTGTGTTGATTATGAAAAAAGGGTCAATTGAATCAACTAGTAGTCCAAGGGAGCTTTTCTCTCGAAATGATTTGGATCAAATTGGATTAGACGATCCTTTTGCTAATCAATTAAAACATTCTTTGAGCCAGAATGGCTATGATTTGCCTGAAAATTATTTGACAGAAAGTGAGCTAGAGGATAAGCTATGGGAATTGCTCTAGAAAATGTGAGTTTTACATATCAAGAAGGGACTCCCTTAGCTTCAGCAGCTTTGTCGGATGTTTCTTTGACGATTAAAGATGGTTCTTATACGGCTTTAATTGGCCACACAGGTAGTGGTAAATCAACCATTTTGCAACTATTAAATGGTTTATTGGTGCCAAGTCAAGGGAGTGTGCGAGTTTTTGATACCTTAATCACCTCGACTTCTAAAAATAAAGATATTCGTCAAATTAGAAAACAGGTTGGCTTGGTATTTCAGTTTGCTGAAAATCAGATTTTTGAAGAAACGGTTTTGAAAGACGTTGCTTTTGGACCGCAAAATTTTGGAGTTTCTGAAGAAGATGCGGAGAAGATTGCGCGTGAGAAACTGGCTCTAGTTGGAATTGATGAATCACTTTTTAATCGTAGTCCGTTTGAGCTATCAGGTGGACAAATGAGACGTGTCGCCATTGCAGGCATACTTGCCATGGAACCAGCCATATTAGTCTTAGATGAGCCCACAGCAGGCCTAGATCCCCTGGGAAGAAAAGAGCTGATGAATTTGTTCAAAAAACTCCACCAGTCAGGGATGACCATTGTCTTGGTAACGCATTTGATGGATGATGTTGCTGAATATGCAAATCAAGTCTATGTGATGGAAAAGGGACGTTTAGTTAAGGGTGGTAAACCAAGTGATGTCTTTCAAGATGTTGTCTTTATGGAAGAAGTGCAGTTGGGAGTACCTAAAATTACAGCCTTTTGTAAACGATTGGCTGATAGAGGCGTGTCATTTAAACGATTACCGATTAAGATAGATGAGTTCAAGGAGTCACTAAATGGATAGTATGATTTTGGGGCGTTATATCCCAGGGGATTCGATAGTTCACCGATTGGATCCACGCAGCAAATTGCTTGCCATGATGCTACTGATTTTGATCGTTTTTTGGGCTAATAATCCCTTGACGAATCTAATTCTTTTTATAGCGACAGGAATATTTATTGCCTTGTCAGGAGTATCTCTTTCATTCTTTATTCAGGGCTTGAAATCTATGTTTTTCTTGATTGCCTTCACAACTATTTTCCAACTGTTTTTCATTTCTAATGGGAATGTTTTATTTGAGTTTTCGTTTGTGAGAATCACGGATTATGCTTTGCAACAAGCTGGAATTATTTTTTGTCGCTTCGTATTGATTATTTTCTTTTCAACTTTGTTAACCTTAACGACCATGCCCTTAAGTTTGGCATCAGCTGTCGAAGCTTTATTAGCACCTTTAAAGCGTGTGAAAGTTCCGGTTCATGAAATTGGCTTAATGCTGTCCATGAGTTTGCGTTTTGTCCCGACCTTGATGGATGATACGACGCGGATTATGAATGCGCAGAAAGCGCGTGGAGTGGATTTTGGAGAAGGAAGCATTGTTCAAAAAGTAAAGGCGATGATTCCTATTTTGATTCCTCTTTTTGCAACAAGTTTAAAACGTGCGGATTCCTTGGCTATCGCTATGGAAGCGCGTGGTTATCAGGGGGGAAAAGGCAGAAGTCAATACAGACAATTGAAATGGACTCGAAAGGATACGCTGACCATTCTTGTTGTTCTCGTACTTGGTTGTTGTTTATTTTTCTTAAAATCTTAGTAGATTTCAGGAATTGATAAAAAAGTTACTGTAACAGTTTTTGATATAAAGGTAGGGATATGAACCGTTTTAAAAAATCAAAATATGTCATTATTGTTTTTGTCACTGTTCTGCTTGTCTCAGCTCTCTTAGCGACGACTTATTCAAGTACAATTGTGACAAAATTAGGAGATGGAATCTCATTGGTTGATAGGGTTGTACAAAAACCTTTTCAGTGGTTTGATTCTGTCAAATCAGATTTGGCTCATTTGACACGAACTTATAATGAAAATGAAAGTTTGAAGAAACAGATTTACCAATTAGAAGTTAAATCAAATGAGGCGGAAAGTTTAAAGACGGAAAATGAACAACTGCGTCAATTGCTTGATATGAAGTCCAAGTTGCAAGCCACAAAGACTTTAGCAGCAGATGTTATTATGCGTTCTCCGGTATCTTGGAAGCAGGAATTGACTCTGGATGCAGGTAAATCAAAAGGGGCTTCTGAGAACATGTTAGCCATTGCAAATGGTGGCTTGATTGGGAGTGTCTCAAAAGTGGAGGAGAACTCTACTATGGTCAACCTTCTGACAAATACGGAAAATGCTGATAAGATTTCTGTTAAAATTCAACATGGTTCTACTACAATTTATGGGATTATTGTTGGCTATGACAAAGAAAATGAAGTTCTTAAAATTAGCCAATTAAATAGTAATAGCGATATTAGTGCGGGAGATAAGGTGACCACTGGTGGATTAGGAAACTTTAACGTTGCTGATATTACTGTTGGTGAAGTGGTTGCCACAACGCATAGTACAGACTACTTGACACGAGAAGTAACAGTTAAATTGAGTGCAGATACTCATAATATGAGTGTGATAGAATTAGTGGGGAATTCATAATGAGACAGTTGAAGCGAGTTGGAGTATTTTTATTGCTTCCTTTCTTTGTTCTAATTGATGCCCATATTAGCCAGCTTCTGGGCTCATTTTTCCCCCACGTTCAGTTGGCTAGTCATTTTCTATTTCTGTTTCTCTTATTTGAGACGATTGAAGTATCAGAGTATTTCTATTTAGCTTATTGTTTTGTAGTGGGTTTGGTTTATGACATTTACTTTTTCCACTTGATAGGGATTGCAACTTTGTTGTTCGTCTTGTTGGGAGTATTTCTCCATAAATTTAATAGTGTTATTTTATTGAATCGTTGGACGAGAATGTTGGCAATTATTGTCATGACTTTTCTATTTGAGATGGGAGCTTATATACTTGCATTAGTGGTAGGTTTAACTGTGGATGGTATGTCTTTATTTATAGTCTATAGTTTAGTACCATCAATGATTTTGAACCTTATATGGATGATTATTTTTCAGCTTATTTTTGAAAAGATTTACCTATAAGAAAGAAATAAAAATGTAACAAAGGCGTAATATTCATTAGGCCTTTTTTTGGTATACTAGTAGTGTCTTTAAAAGAAGGAGTATCTACGAAATATGAAGAAAAAAATCTTAGCGTCACTTTTACTAAGTACAGTAATGGTTTCTCAAGTAGCTGTTTTAACAACTGCGCATGCAGAAACGACTGATGACAAAATTGCTGCTCAAGATAATAAAATTAGTAACTTAACAGCACAACAACAAGAAGCCCAAAAACAAGTTGATCAAATTCAGGAGCAAGTATCTGCTATTCAAACAGAGCAATCAAACTTGCAATCTGAAAATGATAGACTACAAGCAGAATCTAAAAAGCTTGAGGGTGAAATTACAGAACTTTCTAAGAATATTGTATCTCGCAATGATTCATTGCAAAAACAAGCTCGTAGTGCTCAAACAAATGGAGCTGCAACAAATTACATCAATACAATTGTAAACTCAAAATCAATTACAGAAGCTATTTCACGTGTTGCTGCAATGAGTGAAATCGTATCTGCAAACAACAAAATGTTGGAACAACAAAAAGCAGATAAAAAAGCTATTTCTGAAAAACAAGTAGCAAACAATGATGCGATTAATACAGTTATTGCAAATCAGCAAAAACTAGCTGATGATGCTCAATCATTAACTACAAAACAAGCTGAGTTGAAAGCTGCAGAATTGAATCTTGCTGCTGAAAAGGCTACTGCAGAGGATGAAAAAGCAAGTTTACTTGATAAAAAAGCTGCAGCGGAAGCAGAAGCTAAAGCAGCTGCAGAAGCAGAAGCAGCCTACAAAGCTAAACAAGCAAGTCAACAACAAACAGTAGTTGCTTCTGGAAATACAACTTTTACAGCAGAAGTTCAAGCAGTATCTAGTTCATCTGAATCATCTTCAAACTACACTCCTGCACCAGTAAAACATCGTCCAACATACAGTACAAACGCTTCAAGTTATCCAACTGGTGAGTGTACATGGGGAGCTAAAACATTGGCACCTTGGGCTGGAGATTACTGGGGTAATGGGGCACAGTGGGCTACAAGTGCAGCTGCAGCAGGATTCCGTACAGGATCTACACCTCAAGTTGGTGCTATTGCATGTTGGAATGATGGTGGATATGGACACGTAGCCGTGGTTACAGCTGTTTCATCATCAACAAGTATCCAAGTATCTGAATCAAACTATGGTGGAAATCGTACAATCGGAAATAAACGTGGTTGGTTCAATCCTACTACAACTTCAGAAGGTTTTGTAACATATATCTATCCAAACTAATGAATAAAACGAAGAGGCTCGATTTGAGTCTCTTTTATGATTTATATAGTTAACTTACTTTAAAAATCTACTAAAATCGCTTGAAAATATTGAAAAAGTATGGTAAAATGAAAACTGTCGTGTGAACGATAATACTCATTCTTGATGAATTGTGAAACAGTTGCCTTTGGGTCGTTTTGCGAGTTGAAGTCAAGAAGAGGAAAAAAACAAAAAGGAGAAATACTCATGGCAGTAATTTCAATGAAACAACTTCTTGAGGCTGGTGTACACTTTGGTCACCAAACTCGTCGCTGGAACCCTAAGATGGCTAAGTACATCTTCACTGAGCGTAACGGAATCCACGTTATCGACTTGCAACAAACTGTAAAATACGCTGACCAAGCATACGACTTCATGCGTGATGCAGCAGCTAACGATGCAGTTGTATTGTTCGTTGGTACTAAGAAACAAGCGGCTGATGCAGTTGCTGAAGAAGCAGTACGTTCAGGTCAATACTTCATCAACCACCGTTGGTTGGGTGGAACTCTTACAAACTGGGGAACAATCCAAAAACGTATCGCTCGTTTGAAAGAAATCAAACGTATGGAAGAAGATGGAACTTTCGAAGTTCTTCCTAAGAAAGAAGTTGCACTTCTTAACAAACAACGCGCACGTCTTGAAAAATTCTTGGGTGGTATCGAAGATATGCCTCGTATCCCAGATGTTATGTACGTAGTTGACCCACATAAAGAGCAAATCGCTGTTAAAGAAGCTAAGAAATTGGGAATCCCAGTTGTAGCGATGGTTGACACAAATACTGATCCAGATGATATCGATGTAATCATCCCAGCTAACGATGACGCTATCCGCGCTGTTAAATTGATTACAGCTAAATTGGCTGATGCTATCATCGAAGGACGTCAAGGTGAAGATGCAGTAGCAGTTGAAGCAGAATTTGCAGCTTCTGAAGCTCAAGCCGATTCAATTGAAGAAATCGTTGAAGTTGTAGAAGGCGACAACGCTTAATTCATATAAATAGTAATTACCTAGGAGGGCGGGGCTTAGCCCAGCTCTCCTATTTTTAAAAAATATAGGAGAATCAAAATGGCAGAAATTACAGCTAAACTTGTAAAAGAGTTGCGTGAAAAATCTGGTGCCGGAGTTATGGACGCTAAAAAAGCGCTTGTAGAAACAGACGGTGACATCGAAAAAGCGATTGAATTGCTTCGTGAAAAAGGTATGGCTAAGGCAGCTAAGAAGGCTGACCGTGTTGCTGCAGAAGGTTTGACTGGTGTTTATGTTAACGGTAATGTTGCAGCAGTTATTGAAGTAAATGCTGAAACTGACTTCGTTGCGAAAAACGCTCAATTCGTTGAATTGGTAAATACTACAGCTAAAGTTATTGCTGAAGGAAAACCTGCTAATAATGAAGAAGCACTTGCTTTGACAATGCCTTCAGGTGAAACTCTTGAAGCTGCATATGTATCTGCAACAGCAACTATCGGAGAAAAAATCTCATTCCGTCGCTTTGCTTTGATTGAAAAAACAGACGCACAACACTTCGGAGCTTACCAACATAACGGTGGACGTATCGGTGTTATTTCAGTTATTGAAGGTGGAGACGAAGCACTTGCTAAACAATTGTCAATGCATATCGCAGCGATGAAACCAACAGTTCTTTCTTATAAAGAATTGGATGAGCAATTCGTTAAAGATGAGTTGGCACAATTGAACCACGTTATCGACCAAGACAACGAAAGTCGTGCAATGGTTAACAAACCAGCTCTTCCACACTTGAAGTATGGATCAAAAGCTCAATTGACTGATGAAGTGATTGCCCAAGCTGAAGCTGACATCAAAGCTGAATTGGCTGCAGAAGGCAAACCAGAAAAAATCTGGGACAAAATCATCCCAGGTAAAATGGACCGCTTCATGCTTGACAACACTAAAGTTGACCAAGCTTACACACTTCTTGCACAAGTATACATCATGGATGACAGCAAGACAGTTGAAGCATATCTTGAATCAGTTAACGCTTCAGTAGTTGAGTTCGCTCGCTTTGAAGTTGGTGAAGGTATCGAAAAAGCTGCAAACGACTTCGAAGCTGAAGTTGCAGCTACAATGGCAGCAGCCTTGAATAACTAATAATAAAAAGGAAGCTGAAGTGCTTCCTTTTTTCTATGCAGTAGATTCCTATAGGGAAAGAATTCTACTTTTCAAGATATAAATAAAAAGCCCTATAAAAAGGGCTAAGTGCATTTAGGAGACTACACTTCAAATTCATAAAGTGCTGTAGAGAGATAACGTTCACCGTTATCTGGTGCTAGAGCAAGAACCTTTTTACCTGTACCTAATTTCTTGGCAACCTCGATGGCTCCGTAGATAGCTGCAGCTGAAGAAATCCCTACAAGAAATCCTTCTTTTCCACCAATTTCACGGCCGAGTGCGAGAGCATCGTCTGATGTTACACGAACGATACCATCATAGGCTTTTGTATCAAGTGTATCAGGAATAAATCCAGCTGAGATACCTTGAATTTTGTGAGGGCCAGGTTTTTCACCAGATAGAATAGCAGATTCATCTGCTTCTACCGCAAAAACTTGAATGTTAGAATTTGCTGATTTGAGTGCATGAGAAACACCAGAAATCGTTCCACCGGTACCCACTCCAGCAACAAAGGCATCTAGTCCATCTTTACCGAAAGCAGCTAGTATTTCAGCTCCTGTTGTTCTTTCGTGTACTTCTGGATTAGCTGGATTGTCAAATTGAAGAGGAAGGAAACCATCACGTTCAGCAGCGATTTCTTGAGCCTTAGCAATAGCGCCTTTCATTCCCTCACTACCAGGAGTTAGGACGAGTTCAGCACCATAAGCTTGGATAATCTTACGTCGTTCTACACTCATAGTTTCAGGCATAACGATGACGACTTTATACCCTTTAGCAGCACCTACCCATGAAAGTCCAATACCAGTGTTTCCACTTGTTGCTTCAACAATTGTAGAACCTGGTTTCAGAATACCGTCTTGTTCAGCTTTTTCAATCATGCTAAGAGCAATACGATCTTTTACAGAAGAACCAGGGTTGAATGCTTCAAGCTTTACATAGACGTCCGCAGCCCCTTCTGGTACGATGTTGTTGAGTTTAACAATCGGAGTTTGACCGATTAATTCAGTAATATTGTTATAAATAGACATATGAATACCTCTTTGTATAAGATATTTCTAGTATAACGCTATCTATATCATTTGTAAAATATAGAAATCCTATCGAAGTGATAGGATTTTTTTATATCACAGGTCCAAGTCATTAATTTTCAAGCGATTGTGATAAGCTAATTCTAATAAATAGGTATAAAGTGGAACGATATCCGTTTTCTTAGGAAATTCAAATTTATGAGAACTAAAATGTTCATTATGTGCTTTTAGAAAGACATTCTCTAAATAAGTAATAGTAATTTCACTATCATCTATACCTGCTCCTGCAGTTTCCATTTCAACGTTAACAATGTTCATCAAAAAGATTGATTTAATAGACATCTTACGACCGGTAGCGCCTTGTTTATCTGTAAAGATAATGCGGATATTTGTAAATATAATTGAGTCACGAATCAGTTTATATCCACTTTGAATTTCTTCATTTTCTAGTAGATATTGTCCATATTCTTTGATAAGAGTTTCTTTGTTTTGCTCGCTAAAGTTACCAGCAAGTCCTTGAATGAATTTACCAAATGCCATATTTTTCTCCTTTGTTTACACTAAATTTACAGGAACTTCAACTTCTCGTAAACCTTGATCAGTTAAAGTAACTTTTCCATTAAAAAACTCCACCAGTGCAGCTTTAATATTTTCTTTTTCTTCTTTATCAACATAAATCATCGTATCGACTTGATCTGTAAAGTTTGTATCCAGTTCCATGAGATTATGTTCTTTAAGGAAGTTACTGTACTCTTGATACTGAGCGTAAGACATTTGAATAGCAATGCCCGCCTGTTCCTTTATTTCAATGATGCCAATTTCTTTGACGGCTAAGGCAACACTGCCGGCGTAAGCACGAATCAGTCCTCCAGCGCCTAGTTTTATACCACCAAAGTAGCGTGTCACGACCACACAGACATTGGTGAGGTTGTGATTTTCTAGTACCCCAAGCATGGGAACGCCAGCAGTCCCACTGGGCTCACCATCATCACTTGTACGTTTGATTTCACTACGTTCCCCAATAATGAAGGCAGAGCAGTTATGCGTAGCTTTGTAGTGTTTTTTTTTGATGGTAGTAATAAAGTCTCGAGCCTCTTCTTCGCTATAAACACGCTTGGCATGACAGATAAAGCGTGATTTTTTGATTTCTTCTTGGACTTGACCGTCCTCTTTAATTGTTCTAAATTCCATGATTTAATTGTACTAAAAAATCATCTAAAGCGCTAGGTTTTTACGAATAAAGAAGTATGAAAGTAAATCCAAATTATCTCGGTCGTTTGTTTACTGAGAATGAATTAACAAAAGAGGAACGTCAGTTGGCGGAGAAACTTCCAGCAATGAGAAAGGAGAAAGGGAAACTTTTCTGTCAACGTTGTGATAGTGCTATTTTAGATGAATGGTATTTGCCCATCGGTGCTTATTATTGTAGGGAGTGTTTACTGATGAAGCGAGTCAGGAGTGATCAAGCTTTATACTATTTTCCGCAGGAGGATTTTGCGAAGCAAGATATTCTCAAATGGCGCGGTCAATTAACTCCTTTTCAAGAGAAGGTGTCAGAGGGACTAATTCAAGCTGTAGACAAGCAGGAACCAACCTTGGTTCACGCTGTAACAGGAGCTGGAAAGACAGAAATGATTTATCAAGTAGTAGCTAAAGTGATCAATGCGGGTGGTGCAGTATGCTTGGCTAGTCCTCGCATAGATGTTTGTTTGGAGCTGTACAAGCGCCTGCAAGATGATTTTGCTTGCGAGATATCTTTACTACACGGAGAATCAGAGCCGTATTTTCGAACACCACTAGTTGTTGCGACGACCCATCAGTTATTGAAGTTTTATCAAGCTTTTGATTTGCTGATAGTGGATGAAGTAGATGCCTTTCCTTATGTT from Streptococcus mitis encodes:
- the cysK gene encoding cysteine synthase A, producing MSIYNNITELIGQTPIVKLNNIVPEGAADVYVKLEAFNPGSSVKDRIALSMIEKAEQDGILKPGSTIVEATSGNTGIGLSWVGAAKGYKVVIVMPETMSVERRKIIQAYGAELVLTPGSEGMKGAIAKAQEIAAERDGFLPLQFDNPANPEVHERTTGAEILAAFGKDGLDAFVAGVGTGGTISGVSHALKSANSNIQVFAVEADESAILSGEKPGPHKIQGISAGFIPDTLDTKAYDGIVRVTSDDALALGREIGGKEGFLVGISSAAAIYGAIEVAKKLGTGKKVLALAPDNGERYLSTALYEFEV
- a CDS encoding YigZ family protein codes for the protein MEFRTIKEDGQVQEEIKKSRFICHAKRVYSEEEARDFITTIKKKHYKATHNCSAFIIGERSEIKRTSDDGEPSGTAGVPMLGVLENHNLTNVCVVVTRYFGGIKLGAGGLIRAYAGSVALAVKEIGIIEIKEQAGIAIQMSYAQYQEYSNFLKEHNLMELDTNFTDQVDTMIYVDKEEKENIKAALVEFFNGKVTLTDQGLREVEVPVNLV
- a CDS encoding PH domain-containing protein; translated protein: MAFGKFIQGLAGNFSEQNKETLIKEYGQYLLENEEIQSGYKLIRDSIIFTNIRIIFTDKQGATGRKMSIKSIFLMNIVNVEMETAGAGIDDSEITITYLENVFLKAHNEHFSSHKFEFPKKTDIVPLYTYLLELAYHNRLKINDLDL